Proteins encoded together in one Hevea brasiliensis isolate MT/VB/25A 57/8 chromosome 16, ASM3005281v1, whole genome shotgun sequence window:
- the LOC110666336 gene encoding zinc finger CCCH domain-containing protein 40 codes for MAHRLLRDLEADGWERSDFPIICESCLGDNPYVRMTRAEFDKECKICTRPFTVFRWRPGRDARFKKSEICQTCSKLKNVCQVCLLDLEYGLPVQVRDTALSINSNDAIPKSDVNREYFAEEHDRRARAGIDYESSYGKVRPNDTILKLQRTTPYYKRNRAHVCSFYVRGECTRGAECPYRHEMPVTGELSQQNIKDRYYGVNDPVALKLLNKAGEMPSLEPPEDESIKTLYVGGLDARITEQDLRDNFYAHGEIESIKMVPQRAIAFVTYTTREGAEKAAEELSNKLVIKGLRLKLMWGRPQAPKPESEASEEARQQASMAHGGMLPRAVISQQQNQLHPPGTQVQPPSMHYFNIPPPPHQERTFYPSMDPQRMGALPPSQDGGPTGSGENKNTLERQQGQHYPYQGMPLPHGQYHQQLYPSYGYVPLMPPYQQYPPPSSSYHSAVPPPQAPQATQQHQHSVPPPRTAPPASASSGPPPAGSGASTSSNP; via the exons ATGGCACACCGATTGTTAAGAGATCTTGAGGCAGATGGTTGGGAGCGTTCTGATTTTCCTATCATCTGTGAGTCTTGCCTTGGTGACAATCCTTATGTTCGTATG ACTAGAGCTGAATTTGATAAGGAATGCAAGATATGTACGCGGCCATTTACAGTTTTTAGGTGGAGGCCTGGTCGGGATGcaagatttaagaagtctgagATTTGCCAAACTTGCAGCAAGTTGAAAAATGTTTGTCAAGTCTGTCTTTTGGATCTAGAATATGGGTTGCCAGTTCAGGTTCGAGATACTGCTCTCAGTATCAATTCCAATGATGCCATTCCAAAGAGTGATGTCAACAGGGAGTACTTTGCTGAGGAGCATGACCGCAGG GCCAGAGCTGGTATAGATTATGAATCTTCATATGGAAAGGTCCGGCCAAATGACACTATTCTAAAGCTTCAAAGGACAACACCATACTACAAAAGGAACCGAGCACATGTTTGTAGTTTCTACGTACGCGGTGAATGCACACGAGGTGCCGAGTGTCCTTATAGGCATGAGATGCCCGTAACTGGGGAGTTATCACAGCAAAACATAAAAGATCGTTATTATGG AGTGAATGACCCAGTGGCACTGAAGCTACTTAACAAGGCTGGTGAAATGCCCTCCCTGGAACCGCCTGAGGATGAAAGCATTAAAACCCTCTATGTGGGTGGGCTTGATGCAAGGATTACGGAGCAGGATCTGAGGGATAACTTTTATGCTCATGGTGAGATCGAGTCCATTAAAATGGTGCCTCAGCGAGCAATTGCATTTGTGACGTACACAACCAGAGAAGGTgcagagaaggctgcagaagagCTCTCCAATAAGTTAGTTATCAAGGGTCTGAGGCTGAAGCTGATGTGGGGAAGACCCCAAGCACCAAAACCTGAGTCTGAAGCTTCAGAAGAAGCAAGGCAACAGGCATCGATGGCTCATGGTGGGATGTTGCCTCGGGCAGTTATATCTCAGCAGCAGAATCAATTACACCCTCCTGGAACTCAGGTCCAACCTCCATCAATGCATTACTTCAATATTCCACCCCCACCTCATCAGGAAAGAACCTTTTATCCATCAATGGATCCTCAAAGAATGGGAGCCCTTCCTCCATCCCAAGATGGGGGGCCAACGGGATCTGGGGAGAATAAAAACACACTGGAGAGGCAGCAAGGGCAGCACTATCCTTATCAGGGTATGCCACTGCCACACGGGCAATATCACCAACAACTTTATCCTTCATATGGGTATGTGCCGCTGATGCCACCTTATCAGCAGTATCCTCCACCATCATCATCATATCACTCAGCTGTTCCCCCGCCACAGGCTCCACAAGCCACACAGCAGCACCAGCATTCTGTCCCTCCACCAAGGACTGCACCTCCAGCATCCGCAAGCTCTGGACCCCCACCTGCAGGGTCTGGAGCATCAACTTCATCAAACCCATGA